The Shewanella zhangzhouensis genome has a window encoding:
- the pyrD gene encoding quinone-dependent dihydroorotate dehydrogenase has product MFYKIAQSIMFQMDPERAHNLAIGSLKRTANTPMTAFYAQCIAHKPVTCMGITFPNPVGLAAGLDKDGEAIDAFHAMGFGHVEVGTVTPRPQPGNDLPRLFRLKPAKGIINRMGFNNKGVDNLVANLKAKKTDILVGVNIGKNKDTPVEEGKNDYLICMDKVYPHAAYIAVNISSPNTPGLRTLQYGDLLDDLLSSLKAKQTELAQLHGKYVPIALKIAPDLTDEEIASIAESLIKNKFDAAIATNTTLSRDGVSGLANANETGGLSGKPLTELSTKVIKKLATELKGEIPIIGVGGINSSQDALAKFDAGATLVQIYSGFIYQGPKLIKDIVASYSAK; this is encoded by the coding sequence ATGTTTTACAAAATCGCGCAGTCTATCATGTTCCAAATGGATCCTGAGCGAGCCCACAACCTGGCCATTGGCAGCCTCAAGCGAACCGCTAACACACCTATGACGGCGTTTTATGCCCAGTGCATTGCACATAAACCTGTGACTTGCATGGGGATCACCTTTCCAAATCCTGTTGGGCTTGCTGCAGGTCTGGATAAAGATGGTGAGGCCATTGATGCCTTCCACGCCATGGGTTTTGGACATGTGGAAGTAGGGACAGTGACACCTCGTCCACAGCCTGGCAACGATCTGCCGCGTTTGTTCCGGTTAAAACCGGCCAAGGGCATCATCAACCGCATGGGCTTTAACAATAAGGGCGTGGACAATCTGGTCGCGAACCTTAAAGCCAAGAAAACCGATATTCTGGTGGGTGTGAATATTGGGAAAAACAAAGATACGCCGGTGGAAGAAGGTAAAAACGATTATCTTATCTGTATGGATAAGGTGTATCCCCATGCGGCCTATATTGCCGTGAATATATCCTCTCCCAACACGCCGGGTTTGCGTACACTGCAGTATGGCGATCTATTGGATGATCTCCTGTCGTCACTGAAAGCCAAGCAAACTGAGCTGGCTCAGTTGCATGGCAAATATGTGCCCATTGCACTTAAAATTGCCCCGGATCTGACCGATGAAGAAATTGCCAGCATTGCGGAGTCCTTAATTAAAAACAAATTTGATGCGGCAATTGCCACCAATACAACCTTGAGCCGTGATGGTGTTTCTGGATTGGCCAATGCAAATGAAACCGGCGGCCTATCCGGTAAGCCATTAACCGAATTATCGACCAAGGTGATCAAAAAATTAGCCACTGAATTAAAAGGTGAGATCCCAATTATTGGTGTGGGCGGGATCAATTCATCCCAGGATGCACTGGCTAAATTTGATGCAGGTGCCACACTTGTTCAAATATATTCAGGCTTTATCTATCAGGGGCCAAAGTTAATAAAAGACATAGTGGCTTCTTATAGCGCAAAATAA
- a CDS encoding DUF1329 domain-containing protein, translating into MKKLAILSAAVMFALSGGAAVAKVSEADAAKLGTSLTPMGGEMAANADGSIPAWNGGITAAPAGYKKGDHHPDPYSADKIEYTVTKANLEQYKSLLTPGQIKLFELYPDTFKMNVYKTQRSASAPQWVYDATKANASRAELVQGGNGVLGAAVGIPFPIPQNGLEAIWNHILRFRGVDIETQRNQAAPAKGGGYTLVELSEQLRFEYSQPDMTPEKLKENNTLALFKQVVTQPARLAGTALLVKETLDQEALPRQAWTYNTGQRRVRKAPNVAFDTPGTVSDGLRTTDDYDMFNGSPSRYNWELVGKKEILIPYNDYKLHSDKVKYDDILTPGHINPDLVRWEKHRVWEVKATLKDGMRHIYKTRVFFLDEDSWQVSATDMYDNRDELYRVAFAHGLNYYEVPAHWSTLEVFHDLQSRRYLAIGLDNEGSMYDFDAKLSASDFTPDALRREGVR; encoded by the coding sequence ATGAAGAAACTTGCGATATTGTCTGCAGCGGTAATGTTTGCCTTGAGTGGCGGCGCTGCAGTGGCGAAAGTCTCCGAGGCCGACGCGGCCAAGTTGGGCACCAGCCTGACTCCCATGGGCGGTGAAATGGCTGCCAATGCCGATGGCTCTATCCCAGCGTGGAATGGTGGCATCACAGCCGCACCTGCCGGTTATAAAAAGGGCGACCACCATCCAGATCCTTATTCAGCCGACAAGATTGAATACACTGTGACCAAGGCTAATCTGGAGCAGTACAAGAGTTTGCTGACCCCCGGTCAAATCAAGCTGTTTGAGCTGTATCCCGATACCTTCAAAATGAACGTCTACAAAACCCAGCGCAGTGCTTCAGCTCCTCAGTGGGTTTACGATGCCACCAAGGCTAACGCATCCCGCGCCGAACTGGTTCAGGGTGGTAACGGTGTTTTGGGTGCCGCTGTCGGTATTCCATTCCCCATTCCACAAAATGGTCTCGAGGCTATCTGGAACCATATCCTGCGTTTCCGTGGCGTTGACATTGAAACCCAGCGTAACCAGGCTGCACCTGCCAAGGGCGGCGGCTATACCCTGGTTGAATTGTCTGAGCAGCTGCGCTTTGAATATTCACAGCCAGATATGACACCTGAAAAGCTTAAAGAAAACAACACGCTTGCGCTCTTTAAGCAGGTTGTGACCCAGCCAGCCCGTTTGGCCGGTACCGCGCTTTTGGTAAAAGAAACTCTGGATCAGGAAGCTCTGCCTCGTCAGGCATGGACCTATAACACCGGGCAGCGCCGGGTGCGCAAGGCGCCCAACGTGGCCTTTGATACCCCGGGTACAGTATCCGACGGTCTACGTACCACTGACGACTACGATATGTTTAACGGCTCTCCAAGCCGCTATAACTGGGAACTGGTCGGCAAGAAGGAAATCCTGATCCCGTACAACGACTACAAGTTGCACTCAGATAAGGTTAAGTACGACGACATCCTGACTCCGGGTCACATCAACCCTGATCTGGTGCGTTGGGAGAAGCACCGCGTGTGGGAAGTGAAAGCGACCCTGAAAGACGGCATGCGCCACATATACAAAACCCGCGTGTTCTTCCTGGATGAAGATTCCTGGCAGGTGTCAGCCACCGACATGTACGACAACCGTGATGAGCTCTACCGTGTGGCCTTTGCCCATGGCTTGAACTATTACGAAGTGCCCGCGCACTGGAGTACGCTGGAAGTGTTCCACGACCTGCAATCACGCCGTTATCTGGCCATTGGTTTGGATAATGAAGGTAGCATGTACGACTTCGATGCCAAGTTGTCTGCTTCAGACTTCACACCAGACGCACTGCGTCGTGAAGGCGTGCGTTAA
- a CDS encoding NAD-glutamate dehydrogenase has product MALKDAMPSVLLENVVSLIHSKVPNSQAKQVEQFATCLYAHMSKDDLQARTDSDLYGAVLSLWNALGKTPVGETHVRVFNPTQSKHGWQSSHTIIEVIQPDMPFLTDSLGMALNRLGVTTHMMLHTPLAIGRSDKGIDSVGFVKDSPESADKVAVFLIEIDRQSSEADLKNLLGEVQSVLTDVHAAVKDWQAMSDKLTATIAELPKQPFPGTKEELDEAVAFLTYLNNHHFTLLGYRQYDLKRVEGDMELVPNLESGLGLMNKPGKHKPDALMLSTLSNSARKEALDESLLILTKSSTKSRVHRPAYVDYIGIKRFDKKGNVVGEDRFIGLYASNLYNRSPREIPLLAQKVQRVLDNSGLVPRSHDYKALVNILENLPRDEIIQANEQELSQVAHGVLEMQDRDKLKLFVRKDGFGRFLSCLVYVSKDRYNTKLRQDTQRILAQHFQSKEEVEFTTYFSESTLARTHYIVKVDNNNMDVDVAAIENNLIEAARSWEDKLYNSLNHAMGEEQGNRLSKRYLTAFSRSYKEDVLPNAAVVDIQQLEALDEEHKLGMLFYQPQEAALNSNKVRLKLFHKDEPIHLSDVLPMLENFGLRVINERPYEVKTPDGATFWILDFLMMVTGGNTENLADSQDRFQTALSQVWNKKLEDDGFNRLVLSTGLAGREVSILRAYAKYMRQIDATFSQAYIEQTFARYPEIADLLVKMFIRKFNPKLKTRTLTKFKEQLNLRLEDVASLDDDRIIRRYLDLINATVRTNFYQTKADGENKDYVSFKFIPKMIPEMPKPLPAFEIFVYSPRVEGVHLRGGKVARGGLRWSDRREDFRTEVLGLVKAQNVKNTVIVPVGAKGGFVCKQSPVDGGREAIFTEGQECYRIFIRGLLDVTDNIINGEIVPPADVVRHDEDDAYLVVAADKGTATFSDIANAISIEYNHWLGDAFASGGSNGYDHKKMGITAKGGWESVKRHFREIGIDCQTTDFTCLGIGDMAGDVFGNGMLLSEHTCLVAAFNHMHIFIDPTPDAAASFKERERLFNLPRSSWEDYNRELISKGGGIFLRSAKSITLSPEMKQMLGTDKASMNPTELLKELLKMEVDLIWNGGIGTYVKSSRETNAEVGDRANDGLRVNGRDVRAKIIGEGGNLGCTQLGRIEYAMNGGRMNTDFVDNVGGVDCSDNEVNIKILLNAMVAEGEMTLKQRNRLLEEMTDEVSEIVLQDCKDQTRTISVTQVRGAEQLKEQIRFIHYLEKEGKLDRALEFLPTDDELAERLAAGKPLTRPELSVLVAYAKMVLKEQLLKPEITEDSFLSKLLVSYFPQKLQELYADKMNTHPLRGEIIATSLANELVNDMGLNFVQRMQDETGATVAEVAICYTMAREVFGLAELTKAITSQNVVVPAVVQMEMLHQLRRNVRRACRWFLRHRNRTVGIEQTVAFYKPVFEELKANVNQYMVAEEVEAINAEIHALEKEQVSSEVANVIANMSTLFSALDIAQIAQNENKPVALVAETYFKLGAKVELHWFLEQISAQPVANHWQALARAAFREELDWQQRALSSAVLRTCTDTCSADAIIEGWIEANRVLLERWFHMLADFKTTQSHEFAKFSVALRELNLLILHCEGHS; this is encoded by the coding sequence ATGGCCTTGAAAGATGCAATGCCTTCAGTACTGCTCGAAAACGTAGTCAGTTTGATCCATTCCAAAGTCCCCAATTCACAAGCAAAGCAAGTTGAACAGTTCGCTACCTGCCTCTACGCCCATATGTCGAAGGACGATCTGCAGGCCCGCACCGACAGCGACCTCTACGGTGCCGTATTAAGCCTCTGGAACGCCCTTGGCAAGACCCCGGTCGGTGAGACCCACGTTCGCGTATTCAATCCAACCCAGTCCAAGCACGGTTGGCAGTCTTCTCACACCATCATCGAAGTGATCCAGCCCGATATGCCATTTTTGACCGATTCACTCGGTATGGCGTTGAACCGTCTGGGTGTGACTACCCATATGATGCTGCATACACCGCTGGCCATTGGCCGCAGCGATAAGGGCATCGACAGTGTGGGTTTTGTGAAAGACAGCCCGGAGAGTGCCGACAAGGTTGCCGTATTCCTGATTGAAATTGACCGTCAGAGCTCAGAGGCCGACTTGAAAAACCTGCTGGGTGAAGTTCAGTCGGTGCTGACTGACGTACACGCAGCCGTGAAAGATTGGCAGGCCATGTCAGACAAGCTGACCGCCACCATTGCTGAGCTGCCAAAGCAACCTTTCCCCGGTACCAAGGAAGAACTGGACGAAGCGGTTGCCTTCCTCACTTACCTGAATAACCACCATTTCACCCTGCTGGGTTACCGCCAGTACGACCTTAAGCGTGTAGAAGGTGATATGGAGCTGGTGCCAAACCTGGAGTCAGGTCTGGGCCTGATGAATAAGCCAGGTAAGCACAAGCCCGATGCGCTGATGCTGTCCACTCTGTCAAACTCAGCCCGTAAAGAAGCGCTGGATGAGTCCCTGCTCATCCTGACCAAGAGCAGCACCAAGAGCCGTGTACACCGTCCGGCCTATGTTGATTACATTGGTATCAAGCGTTTCGACAAAAAAGGCAACGTGGTTGGCGAAGACAGATTCATCGGTCTGTACGCATCGAACCTGTATAACCGCAGCCCACGTGAAATCCCACTGCTGGCCCAAAAGGTACAGCGCGTGCTGGATAATTCAGGTCTGGTGCCTCGCTCACACGACTACAAGGCGCTGGTGAACATCCTCGAAAACCTGCCCCGTGACGAGATTATTCAGGCCAACGAGCAGGAGCTGTCTCAGGTGGCCCATGGTGTGCTTGAGATGCAGGATCGCGATAAGCTGAAACTCTTTGTCCGTAAAGACGGTTTCGGTCGCTTCCTGTCTTGTCTGGTGTATGTATCAAAAGACAGATACAACACCAAGCTGCGTCAGGACACGCAGCGTATTCTGGCGCAACACTTCCAAAGTAAAGAAGAGGTGGAATTTACCACCTACTTCTCTGAGTCAACGCTCGCCAGAACCCACTACATAGTAAAAGTCGATAACAATAATATGGATGTAGATGTGGCCGCCATTGAAAACAACCTGATTGAAGCCGCCCGCAGCTGGGAAGACAAGCTGTACAACTCACTGAACCATGCCATGGGTGAAGAGCAGGGTAACCGTCTGTCCAAGCGTTACCTGACTGCGTTCTCACGCTCATATAAAGAAGACGTGCTGCCAAACGCCGCCGTGGTGGATATCCAGCAGCTCGAAGCCCTGGATGAAGAGCACAAGCTTGGCATGCTGTTCTATCAACCACAGGAAGCTGCGCTAAACAGCAACAAGGTGCGCCTGAAGCTGTTCCACAAGGATGAGCCCATCCACCTGTCTGATGTGCTGCCAATGCTGGAAAACTTCGGCCTGCGCGTGATTAATGAACGCCCATACGAAGTGAAGACCCCGGACGGTGCCACTTTCTGGATCCTCGACTTCCTGATGATGGTCACCGGTGGCAATACCGAAAACCTCGCCGACAGTCAGGACCGATTCCAGACGGCTCTGTCTCAGGTGTGGAACAAGAAACTGGAAGACGATGGCTTTAACCGCCTGGTGCTGTCCACCGGTCTGGCTGGCCGTGAAGTGTCTATCCTGCGTGCCTATGCCAAGTACATGCGCCAGATTGACGCCACCTTCAGTCAGGCCTATATCGAGCAAACCTTTGCCCGTTATCCAGAGATTGCCGATTTGCTGGTGAAGATGTTCATCCGCAAGTTCAATCCAAAACTCAAGACCCGCACCCTGACCAAGTTCAAGGAACAACTGAACCTGCGTCTGGAAGATGTGGCAAGCCTGGACGATGACCGTATTATCCGCCGTTACCTGGATCTGATTAACGCCACAGTGCGGACCAACTTCTATCAGACCAAGGCCGATGGTGAGAATAAGGACTATGTGTCCTTCAAGTTCATCCCCAAGATGATCCCCGAGATGCCAAAGCCGCTGCCGGCGTTTGAAATCTTCGTGTACAGCCCACGGGTGGAAGGTGTTCACCTGCGTGGCGGCAAAGTTGCCCGTGGTGGTCTTCGCTGGTCAGACAGACGTGAAGACTTCCGTACTGAAGTATTGGGTCTGGTAAAAGCTCAAAACGTGAAAAACACGGTAATCGTACCTGTGGGTGCGAAGGGTGGTTTCGTTTGTAAACAGTCGCCGGTTGACGGTGGCCGTGAAGCCATCTTCACCGAAGGTCAGGAATGTTACCGCATCTTTATCCGCGGTCTGCTGGATGTGACTGACAATATCATCAACGGTGAAATTGTTCCGCCGGCTGATGTGGTACGCCACGATGAAGACGATGCCTACCTGGTAGTGGCTGCCGACAAGGGTACTGCCACCTTCTCTGACATCGCCAACGCCATCTCCATCGAGTACAACCACTGGTTGGGTGATGCCTTTGCCTCAGGCGGTTCAAACGGTTACGACCACAAGAAGATGGGTATCACCGCCAAGGGTGGCTGGGAATCTGTTAAGCGTCACTTCCGTGAAATCGGTATTGATTGCCAGACCACCGACTTTACCTGTTTGGGTATTGGTGACATGGCCGGTGACGTATTCGGTAACGGCATGCTGTTGTCTGAGCACACCTGTCTGGTGGCTGCATTTAACCACATGCACATCTTTATCGACCCGACTCCGGACGCTGCTGCCTCTTTCAAAGAGCGTGAGCGCCTGTTCAACCTGCCGCGTTCCAGCTGGGAAGACTATAACCGTGAGCTCATCTCCAAGGGTGGCGGTATCTTCCTGCGCAGCGCCAAGTCCATCACTCTGAGCCCTGAAATGAAGCAGATGCTGGGGACAGACAAGGCCTCCATGAACCCAACTGAGCTGCTTAAAGAGCTGCTCAAGATGGAAGTGGACCTGATTTGGAACGGCGGTATCGGTACCTACGTCAAGTCTTCCCGCGAGACTAATGCTGAAGTGGGCGATCGCGCCAACGACGGTCTGCGTGTAAACGGTCGTGATGTACGCGCCAAAATCATCGGTGAAGGCGGTAACCTGGGTTGTACCCAGCTTGGTCGTATCGAATACGCCATGAACGGTGGCCGCATGAACACCGACTTCGTGGATAACGTAGGCGGCGTGGACTGTTCTGACAACGAAGTCAACATCAAGATTTTGCTCAATGCCATGGTGGCGGAAGGCGAAATGACCCTCAAGCAGCGTAACCGTTTGCTGGAGGAGATGACTGACGAAGTGAGCGAAATCGTTCTGCAGGACTGTAAAGACCAAACCCGTACCATTTCTGTGACTCAGGTTCGTGGTGCCGAGCAGCTCAAAGAGCAAATTCGCTTCATCCATTATCTTGAGAAAGAAGGCAAGCTCGATCGCGCGCTGGAATTCCTGCCAACCGACGATGAACTGGCTGAGCGTTTGGCCGCGGGCAAGCCACTGACCCGCCCAGAGCTGTCAGTCCTGGTTGCCTATGCCAAGATGGTGCTCAAGGAGCAGCTGCTCAAACCGGAAATCACCGAAGACAGCTTCCTGTCCAAACTGCTGGTGAGCTACTTCCCGCAGAAACTGCAGGAACTGTATGCAGACAAGATGAATACTCACCCGCTGCGTGGTGAAATCATCGCGACGTCACTGGCCAACGAGCTGGTGAACGACATGGGTCTTAACTTCGTGCAGCGTATGCAGGATGAGACTGGTGCCACAGTGGCCGAAGTTGCCATTTGCTACACTATGGCCCGCGAAGTCTTTGGTTTGGCAGAGCTTACCAAGGCCATTACCTCTCAAAACGTGGTAGTGCCTGCGGTAGTGCAAATGGAAATGCTGCATCAGCTGCGTCGTAACGTTCGCCGTGCCTGTCGTTGGTTCCTGCGTCATCGCAACCGTACCGTAGGCATCGAGCAAACCGTTGCCTTCTACAAACCGGTATTCGAAGAGCTCAAGGCCAATGTGAACCAATACATGGTTGCCGAAGAGGTTGAAGCCATCAATGCTGAAATCCATGCCCTTGAAAAAGAGCAGGTATCCAGCGAAGTGGCCAACGTTATTGCCAACATGAGCACGCTGTTCTCGGCACTGGATATTGCCCAGATTGCCCAGAACGAGAATAAGCCGGTAGCACTTGTGGCAGAGACTTACTTCAAGTTGGGTGCCAAGGTAGAACTGCACTGGTTCCTCGAGCAGATCAGCGCGCAGCCTGTGGCCAACCACTGGCAGGCTCTGGCCCGGGCCGCCTTCCGTGAAGAACTGGATTGGCAGCAACGTGCCCTGAGCTCGGCTGTACTGCGCACATGCACTGACACTTGCAGCGCCGATGCCATTATCGAAGGCTGGATTGAAGCGAACCGAGTATTGCTGGAGCGTTGGTTCCACATGCTGGCGGACTTCAAGACAACGCAAAGCCATGAATTTGCCAAGTTCTCGGTGGCACTGCGTGAGCTGAACCTGTTGATCCTCCATTGCGAAGGTCACAGCTAA
- a CDS encoding efflux RND transporter permease subunit → MLEKLVNGFESFLFRHRGWVISIFVLLTAFLGYQASQLKMDAAFVKNIPLNHSYMQTYLKHQKDFGGANSIMVAVEDTSGNIFNPVFFDALKNVHDQLFFIPGIERSQVKSLFSPSTRFTEVVEDGFAGGPVIPADYVNDDMGLAVVRDNIEKAGIVGRLIAEDYSAAMVSAQLMDFDPQTGEPLDTIALAAKLENELRGKYETDTIKVHIIGFAKMAGDVADGAKGVLLFFLIAIAITAVMVFLFSRSLVLTLLPLSCSLIAVVWQLGLLTVVGFGLDPMSILVPFLVFAIGVSHGVQIINAVRQRVLDGQQTKAAAASAFRSLLVPGGVALLSDTVGFITLLAIDIGIIRELAISASLGVAVIIFTNLILLPIVISFFDIKTKEDNGRAERSKAFWQPFSRFADIRVAAVVLLVTAGVYALGLKGASEMKIGDLQGGAPALHADSRYNQDTFFITDHFSITTDVMTIITEAYPEACTYHDALERIGEFEWQVGNTPGVESTASLASIARKVNAGFNEGNPKWEVLPRNTSSLVQAVGQIPTTSGLLNGDCSVMPVYLFLKDHKAETIEAVVAKVKAVSGELNTDKIQFKLASGPVGVMAATNEAVAEAQTPMMLYVYGAVFVLCLASFRSLRATIAVILPLYVVSTLAQALMTKLEIGLAVSTLPVIALGVGIGVDYGIYILSTMAVKLRDGMAVQQAYLEALQERGSAVIFTGLTLAIGVSTWFFSALKFQMDMGILLTFMFLVNMLGAIIILPALTAVFWPNRR, encoded by the coding sequence ATGTTGGAAAAACTGGTCAATGGGTTTGAAAGTTTCCTCTTTCGCCATCGTGGATGGGTAATCAGTATCTTTGTATTACTGACAGCCTTTTTGGGCTATCAGGCAAGCCAGCTGAAGATGGATGCGGCCTTTGTCAAAAACATTCCCCTCAACCACAGTTACATGCAAACCTATCTCAAGCACCAAAAGGATTTTGGCGGTGCCAACTCGATTATGGTGGCCGTTGAGGATACCAGTGGGAATATCTTCAATCCGGTCTTTTTTGATGCACTGAAAAATGTGCACGATCAGCTTTTTTTTATCCCCGGTATCGAACGCTCCCAGGTGAAATCGCTGTTTTCTCCGTCAACCCGTTTTACCGAAGTAGTGGAAGACGGTTTTGCCGGTGGTCCCGTGATCCCGGCGGATTATGTCAACGACGACATGGGTCTCGCGGTGGTGCGCGATAACATTGAGAAGGCGGGTATTGTTGGCCGTCTTATCGCCGAGGATTACAGCGCGGCCATGGTGTCGGCCCAGTTGATGGACTTTGACCCGCAAACCGGTGAGCCGCTGGATACCATTGCCCTTGCAGCCAAGCTGGAAAATGAACTCCGTGGTAAATATGAAACCGACACCATCAAGGTGCACATTATCGGTTTTGCCAAAATGGCAGGTGATGTGGCCGACGGTGCCAAGGGTGTACTGCTGTTCTTTTTGATAGCCATCGCCATTACTGCGGTGATGGTATTCCTGTTTAGCCGCTCTCTGGTACTCACGCTGCTGCCCTTAAGTTGCAGCTTGATAGCCGTGGTGTGGCAGCTGGGACTGTTAACCGTTGTGGGCTTTGGGCTGGATCCCATGTCGATTCTGGTGCCGTTTTTGGTGTTTGCCATCGGTGTCAGCCACGGAGTGCAAATCATTAACGCCGTGCGTCAGCGGGTGCTGGACGGCCAGCAAACCAAGGCCGCCGCCGCATCGGCATTTCGCAGCCTGCTGGTACCGGGCGGTGTGGCGCTGCTCTCTGACACTGTCGGCTTTATTACCCTGCTTGCCATCGATATCGGCATTATCCGTGAGCTGGCCATCTCGGCGTCGCTTGGTGTTGCCGTGATCATTTTCACCAACCTGATTTTGCTGCCAATAGTCATTTCCTTCTTTGATATCAAAACCAAAGAAGATAACGGTCGAGCTGAGCGCAGCAAGGCTTTCTGGCAGCCATTCTCACGTTTTGCCGACATTCGGGTAGCCGCAGTGGTCCTGCTGGTCACTGCTGGTGTTTATGCACTGGGACTGAAGGGTGCCAGTGAGATGAAAATAGGTGATTTGCAGGGCGGGGCGCCGGCGCTCCATGCCGATAGCCGCTACAACCAGGACACCTTTTTCATTACCGACCATTTCAGTATTACCACCGACGTGATGACCATTATCACCGAGGCCTATCCAGAGGCCTGTACCTACCACGATGCCCTGGAGCGCATCGGCGAGTTTGAGTGGCAGGTGGGCAATACGCCGGGGGTGGAGTCCACTGCCAGTCTTGCCTCCATCGCCCGTAAGGTGAATGCCGGTTTCAACGAGGGTAACCCCAAGTGGGAAGTGTTGCCCCGTAACACTTCAAGCCTTGTACAGGCGGTGGGGCAAATCCCAACGACCTCCGGCTTGCTCAATGGCGACTGTTCTGTGATGCCCGTGTATCTGTTCTTAAAAGACCACAAAGCCGAAACTATTGAAGCCGTTGTCGCCAAGGTAAAGGCGGTCTCGGGCGAGCTGAATACCGATAAAATCCAGTTTAAACTGGCATCGGGTCCGGTGGGGGTGATGGCAGCCACCAACGAGGCCGTTGCCGAGGCACAAACGCCCATGATGCTGTATGTCTACGGCGCCGTATTTGTGCTGTGTCTCGCGAGTTTCCGCTCGTTGAGGGCAACTATCGCGGTGATTTTGCCACTGTATGTGGTATCGACTCTCGCACAGGCTCTGATGACCAAGCTGGAGATAGGCCTTGCGGTCAGTACCCTGCCTGTGATTGCGCTCGGTGTGGGTATAGGTGTGGATTATGGCATTTATATTCTGTCGACCATGGCGGTAAAACTGCGTGATGGCATGGCGGTACAGCAGGCTTACCTTGAAGCATTACAGGAGCGGGGCAGTGCGGTCATCTTTACCGGTCTGACCCTGGCCATTGGGGTGAGCACCTGGTTTTTCTCCGCACTTAAGTTCCAGATGGACATGGGAATTTTGCTGACCTTTATGTTCCTGGTAAATATGCTTGGCGCCATAATTATTTTACCGGCGCTGACGGCTGTGTTCTGGCCCAATCGTCGATGA
- a CDS encoding WD40/YVTN/BNR-like repeat-containing protein codes for MLLRALLPLSLLSLAVMSAQAADSPGHQLQPNAVKSLLLDVVNAGEYLVAVGERGHVLLGNGSWQQVETPTDAQLTKAFFLNNQLGWAVGHDATIIHTQDGGKSWSKQFSAPERERPFMDVLFVDDKRGFAVGAYGLFFTTYDGGKQWQEVFHQELLFEEDLAYLNELKDTDPEAYAIERASLLPHFNRLLRLDDGRLLMVGELGLVAVSDNNGDSFTRLPFDYEGSMFSAIQQGERVYVMGLRGHVFEAGLALDDWQQLELPVESSINGALADDKGTIYFVGNAGVILSKPEGEEVSLVARRQGENLVAAAKDSRGKVWLVGAKGVFALEDAQKH; via the coding sequence ATGTTGCTGCGAGCCTTGTTGCCACTCTCTTTACTCTCCCTCGCCGTGATGTCTGCCCAGGCGGCAGACAGTCCGGGGCACCAGCTTCAACCCAATGCGGTCAAGAGTCTGTTACTGGACGTTGTGAATGCCGGTGAATATTTGGTCGCTGTGGGTGAGCGAGGCCATGTTTTGCTGGGAAACGGTAGCTGGCAGCAGGTTGAAACTCCCACGGATGCGCAGCTCACCAAGGCTTTTTTCCTTAACAATCAGTTGGGTTGGGCAGTAGGGCACGATGCTACTATTATTCATACCCAGGATGGCGGAAAGAGCTGGAGCAAACAATTCTCTGCCCCCGAGCGCGAACGCCCCTTTATGGATGTGTTGTTCGTGGATGACAAGCGCGGCTTCGCGGTAGGCGCTTACGGCCTTTTCTTTACCACCTACGATGGCGGAAAGCAGTGGCAGGAAGTTTTCCACCAGGAGCTTCTGTTTGAAGAAGATCTGGCTTATTTGAACGAACTTAAGGACACAGATCCCGAGGCCTATGCCATTGAACGGGCTTCTCTGCTGCCGCATTTTAACCGTTTGCTGCGTCTCGACGACGGCCGCTTGCTGATGGTGGGTGAGCTGGGGCTGGTCGCTGTATCAGACAATAACGGCGACAGCTTTACCCGCCTGCCATTTGACTATGAAGGTTCAATGTTCTCTGCCATTCAGCAGGGAGAACGTGTTTATGTAATGGGCCTCAGAGGCCATGTGTTTGAGGCCGGATTGGCATTGGATGACTGGCAGCAGCTCGAATTACCTGTCGAGTCCAGTATCAATGGCGCCCTTGCGGATGACAAAGGCACGATTTACTTTGTCGGTAACGCAGGTGTCATACTCAGTAAGCCGGAAGGTGAAGAGGTCTCTCTGGTGGCACGTCGTCAGGGGGAGAACCTCGTGGCAGCGGCCAAAGACAGCCGCGGTAAAGTGTGGCTTGTTGGGGCCAAGGGCGTATTTGCGCTCGAAGATGCCCAGAAACATTAA